A genomic window from Haliaeetus albicilla chromosome 10, bHalAlb1.1, whole genome shotgun sequence includes:
- the TSNAXIP1 gene encoding LOW QUALITY PROTEIN: translin-associated factor X-interacting protein 1 (The sequence of the model RefSeq protein was modified relative to this genomic sequence to represent the inferred CDS: deleted 1 base in 1 codon) — protein sequence MATGVNIAGGRAMAARRAPPGGTAPESSSEIPGCQTRINSLKYILFKKQKTPLSARGHWSTWPAFASGQTVLKNHKPCCAPEERQSSNKQALLTFPKPRYLEQLESYLKKELQSLDLTKKNSQERKLQPYREIFEFFIDNFKTYKPLLSAIKNEYEVTLAHQKKTIRALEPLKAMVTTVSEECTRQILALQEKEKDEINMLKQEKQHLLKFIDKMKEEKNSLQTKVEHLQTSVAEEYAHYLNEYGARKLLLAKLNDMHNEQLDMTRHQVQDIKGEDVVKLTLALKVARQDLTKAQVKLNTMIADYEDVVPRRDFESLEKKYSDLLQEMKTLQKNFDQLHKEYETLLEIHRETAEERDNFCTELQRVQRNYTPRPNWPKCSEVIPGGADRWACLAEGKSSSQLVDVLLEEIGTGVLKDINVFPGWGKGDKVPVYLRHEGEVKNKKLTKKDVVNILKDIWKEKIALEQQTGKQSSLPEFFLSYLQKKYGDAAAMEWSYTLYENMRLCRSNHVLSSFYNILTGKVGEQQYHSQNQLISNLQKELAACDSSNSGSLTSKQFSMALREAFPLKRKESVQELLDASRYKLDNTEDLIDYISLFKEDEEGNAEPFVAKLRSQYVREKQEYLKQLKSKLGDVIEVKADDLKGAFCTIDPDIDDQTLDTYIGLAYQVRREQPGQEVVPVETALERLLAGDVRRVGPSPREGSTAGFEGE from the exons ATGGCGACGGGTGTAAACATCGCGGGCGGT CGGGCCATGGCGGCGCGCCGCGCTCCGCCGGGCGG GACTGCTCCTGAATCTTCCTCTGAGATTCCAGGTTGCCAAACACGTATCAACAGTTTGAAATACATCCTGTTCAAGAAACAGAAGACTCCG ctttctgctAGAGGCCATTGGTCCACATGGCCTGCATTTGCATCTGGACAGACAGTCTTAAAGAATCACAAACCCTGCTGCGCCCCAGAGGAGAGACAGTCTAG CAATAAACAGGCCCTTCTCACCTTTCCAAAGCCACGGTACTTGGAACAACTAGAGTCCTACTTAAAGAAAGAGCTGCAGTCTCTTGATCTGACTAAAAAGAACTCCCAGGAACGGAAGTTACAG cccTACAGAGAGATTTTTGAATTCTTCATAGACAACTTCAAGACCTACAAGCCCTTGCTGTCAGCTATAAAGAATGAATATGAAGTTACTTTGG CTCATCAGAAGAAGACAATTCGTGCCCTAGAGCCCCTGAAGGCTATGGTCACAACTGTCTCCGAGGAGTGCACCCGGCAGATACTGGCActgcaggaaaaggagaaagatgaaataaatatgTTAAAGCAAGAGAAACAACATTTGTTAAAGTTCATTGacaaaatgaaggaagaaaagaattctCTTCAGACTAAG GTGGAGCATCTGCAGACAAGCGTGGCTGAGGAGTATGCTCACTATCTCAATGAGTACGGTGCCCGCAAACTGCTGCTAGCAAAACTGAATGATATGCATAATGAACAGCTGGACATGACACGTCACCAAGTCCAAG ACATCAAGGGTGAAGATGTGGTGAAGTTAACTTTGGCATTAAAGGTAGCTCGGCAGGACCTCACAAAAGCCCAGGTGAAGTTGAACACCATGATAGCAGACTATGAAGATGTTGTGCCCAGGAGAGATTTTGAatcactggagaaaaaataCTCTGATTTACTTCAGGAG ATGAAGACTCTGCAGAAAAATTTTGATCAGCTCCATAAGGAATATGAAACACTGCTGGAAATCCACAGAGAGACTGCAGAAGAGCGAGACAACTTCTGCACTGAACTCCAGCGAGTTCAGCGCAACTACACACCCCGgccaaactggccaaagtgTTCAG aGGTGATTCCTGGTGGAGCTGACCGGTGGGCCTGTCTGGCtgaggggaagagcagcagtcAGCTAGTGGATGTGCTTCTGGAAGAAATAGGAACAGGAGTGCTAAAAGATATAAATGTCTTCCCTGGATGG GGCAAAGGTGACAAAGTTCCTGTGTACCTGAGGCATGAAGGTGAAGTCAAGAACAAAAAGCTGACTAAGAAGGATGTGGTGAACATTCTAAAGGATATCTGGAAGGAGAAAATTGCACTAGAACAGCAG ACAGGGAAGCAATCCAGTCTTCCCGAGTTCTTTCTCAGCTACCTCCAGAAGAAGTATGGAGATGCCGCTGCCATGGAATGGTCTTACACCCTCTACGAGAACATGCGACTCTGTCGATCAAATCACGTCCTGAGCTCATTCTACAACATACTCACCGGGAAG GTGGGTGAACAACAGTACCACAGCCAGAATCAGCTGATTTCCAACCTGCAAAAGGAGCTGGCTGCCTGTGACAGCTCAAACAGCGGATCCCTGACCAGCAAGCAGTTCAG CATGGCTCTGAGGGAAGCTTTTCccctgaaaaggaaagagtCAGTCCAAGAATTACTTGATGCAAGCAGGTACAAGCTGGACAACACTGAAGACCTCATTGACTACATATCCTTATTCAAAGAA GATGAGGAAGGGAATGCTGAGCCTTTCGTCGCAAAGCTGAGGAGCCAGTATGTCAGGGAGAAGCAGGAATATCTGAAACAGCTGAAGAGCAAGCTGGGAGATGTAAT AGAGGTGAAGGCAGATGACCTGAAGGGCGCCTTCTGCACAATCGATCCTGATATTGATGATCAGACGCTAGATACCTACATTGGCCTGGCTTACCAGGTCCGAAGAGAACAGCCAGGCCAGGAAGTTGTGCCCGTGGAAACCGCACTTGAGAGACTGCTTGCTGGAGATGTGAGACGAGTCGGGCCCTCACCCAGGGAGGGAAGCACGGCAGGCTTTGAAGGAGAGTAA